The following are encoded together in the Naumannella cuiyingiana genome:
- a CDS encoding DNA-3-methyladenine glycosylase 2 family protein: MQALPVAELTRRIRTPVDLGQAIGRLRRGAGDPTHRRASDGWWRATRTPQGPALLRLHREGEAIVARAWGSGADWVLEQVPELLGLHDDAAGFEPRHPLLVDLARRNPWLRIGRTRAVLEAFAPTVIEQKVTGREAFGAFRRLVRRFGEPAPGPARDPASPAYGMCVQPDGAGWAAIPSWEWLRAMVDGKRSTALVRGARRAAALERTLESADVDAALRSLPGVGPWTSAEVRAVAHGDPDAWSIGDYHVPRMIIFALTGEDRTSDEVATELLEPWRGHRLRVQLLIMSAGLGPERRGPRRSLPTHLPR, from the coding sequence GTGCAAGCCCTACCCGTGGCCGAACTGACCCGCCGGATCCGCACCCCGGTTGACCTGGGGCAGGCGATCGGCCGGCTGCGCCGCGGTGCGGGCGATCCGACCCACCGGCGTGCGAGCGACGGCTGGTGGCGTGCCACCCGGACGCCGCAGGGCCCGGCGCTGCTGCGGCTGCACCGCGAGGGGGAGGCGATCGTCGCGCGGGCATGGGGCAGCGGCGCCGATTGGGTGCTGGAGCAGGTGCCCGAGTTGCTCGGGCTGCACGACGATGCCGCCGGGTTCGAGCCTCGGCACCCGCTGCTGGTCGATCTGGCCCGCCGCAACCCGTGGCTGCGGATCGGGCGCACCCGGGCGGTGCTGGAGGCCTTCGCGCCGACGGTGATCGAACAGAAGGTGACCGGCCGCGAGGCCTTCGGGGCTTTCCGGCGGCTGGTCCGGCGGTTCGGCGAGCCGGCGCCCGGCCCTGCGCGGGACCCGGCCTCGCCGGCGTACGGGATGTGCGTCCAGCCCGACGGCGCCGGGTGGGCCGCGATCCCGAGCTGGGAGTGGTTGCGGGCGATGGTGGACGGCAAGCGGTCGACGGCGCTGGTCCGCGGGGCGCGCCGGGCCGCGGCGCTGGAGCGTACCCTCGAATCGGCCGATGTCGACGCGGCGCTGCGCTCGCTGCCGGGGGTCGGCCCCTGGACCTCGGCGGAGGTCCGCGCGGTCGCCCACGGCGATCCCGATGCCTGGTCGATCGGCGACTACCACGTGCCGCGGATGATCATCTTCGCGCTGACCGGTGAGGATCGGACGTCCGACGAGGTGGCCACCGAGTTGCTTGAGCCGTGGCGCGGGCACCGGCTTCGGGTGCAATTGTTGATCATGAGCGCCGGCCTGGGACCGGAGCGGCGCGGTCCGCGCCGCTCGCT
- a CDS encoding DUF3152 domain-containing protein: protein MVLALTVPVAMAVRAATPQDQATIAIPDAVVEPTPTPSVTPTVEVEEDEGPEPTPEQRPDPKKKAEPPRIPERGPGTWQTSRFAAESDRGDGRTVRVRVRVEKTLPIKADDAAKEAAKILHDDRSWQRSENLRFDFVGSGDSADLTINIATPATTDKNCLPARTGGELSCRNGNEVNLNAKRWLLGARAYGDDMENYRRYLVNHEVGHFLGHGHEGCPAAGERAPLMMQQTKGVGKCKPYPWPN from the coding sequence GTGGTTCTGGCGCTCACCGTGCCGGTCGCGATGGCCGTGCGCGCCGCGACCCCGCAGGACCAGGCAACCATCGCGATCCCCGACGCCGTCGTCGAACCGACGCCGACGCCGTCGGTCACGCCGACCGTCGAGGTCGAGGAGGACGAGGGTCCGGAGCCCACCCCCGAGCAGCGGCCGGACCCGAAGAAGAAGGCCGAGCCGCCCAGGATCCCCGAGCGCGGGCCCGGCACCTGGCAGACGTCGAGGTTCGCCGCCGAGTCCGACCGCGGGGACGGGCGTACCGTCCGGGTCCGGGTCCGGGTGGAGAAGACCCTGCCGATCAAGGCCGACGATGCGGCCAAGGAGGCGGCGAAGATCCTGCACGACGACCGGAGCTGGCAGCGCTCGGAGAATCTTCGATTCGATTTCGTCGGGTCCGGCGACAGTGCCGACCTGACGATCAACATCGCCACCCCCGCGACCACCGACAAGAACTGCCTACCGGCCCGCACCGGCGGCGAGCTGAGCTGCCGCAACGGGAACGAGGTCAATCTGAACGCCAAGCGCTGGCTGCTCGGGGCCCGGGCCTACGGCGATGACATGGAGAACTATCGGCGCTATCTGGTCAACCACGAGGTGGGGCACTTCCTCGGGCACGGCCACGAGGGCTGCCCGGCCGCCGGCGAGCGCGCCCCGCTGATGATGCAGCAGACCAAGGGTGTCGGGAAGTGCAAGCCCTACCCGTGGCCGAACTGA
- a CDS encoding YibE/F family protein, with product MSENPVRNRGMTAHSHIALHDDPAPLSEEDIARQRRATRIMILVLIPIALWTLVGLIVMWPGNVSDHLRGNTAYSQADVSVQRARILEVREISSSGQVGSDGTNDPRPAADLTVELLDGPEAGQQTQISMQPAVYSSGVAVGQTVTVYRVPIEGAPASYQFTDFERTVPLITMALLFAVALVAIARKRGALALVGLAFSAFIIVKFMLPALISGSSPVLVALFGGSAILFVVLYVTHGFSVRTTTALLGTLFGMYVATFLGWLASTWAHLTGVGSEDDSLLWASAPDMQLTGVVICAIIIASVGVLNDVTITQASAVWELSSVDPEGKRLFSRAMRIGRDHIASTVYTIAFATTGASLATYLMLVVYNRPLLDVIGLEQFSMEIIATMVGAISVILAMPLTTAIGVAVVSATRGRIGDLKPATEGGTPGGHPDDELLDLDTSHPDWVPSAPSQRGRRLPKLPRPSLPRPSRGEGGDEPEGPKPRRQA from the coding sequence GTGAGCGAGAACCCAGTACGCAACCGCGGCATGACCGCGCACTCGCACATCGCGCTGCACGACGACCCGGCACCGCTGTCCGAGGAGGACATCGCGCGCCAGCGGCGGGCCACCCGGATCATGATCCTGGTGCTGATCCCGATCGCGTTGTGGACGCTGGTGGGACTGATCGTGATGTGGCCCGGCAATGTCAGCGACCACCTGCGGGGCAATACGGCGTACTCCCAGGCCGATGTCAGCGTGCAGCGCGCGCGGATCCTCGAGGTACGCGAGATCAGCAGCTCGGGCCAGGTCGGCAGCGACGGCACCAACGACCCGCGCCCGGCCGCCGATCTGACCGTCGAGCTGCTCGACGGGCCCGAGGCAGGCCAGCAGACCCAGATCAGCATGCAGCCGGCCGTCTATTCCTCCGGGGTCGCGGTCGGGCAGACCGTCACCGTCTATCGCGTGCCCATCGAGGGCGCCCCGGCGTCCTACCAGTTCACCGACTTCGAACGGACGGTGCCGCTGATCACGATGGCGCTCCTGTTCGCGGTGGCGCTGGTGGCGATCGCGCGCAAACGCGGCGCGCTGGCCCTGGTCGGGCTGGCGTTCTCCGCGTTCATCATCGTGAAGTTCATGTTGCCGGCGCTGATCTCGGGCTCCAGTCCGGTGCTGGTCGCGCTGTTCGGCGGGTCGGCGATCTTGTTCGTGGTGCTCTATGTCACCCACGGATTCTCCGTCCGCACGACGACGGCCCTGCTCGGCACCCTGTTCGGCATGTATGTGGCGACGTTCCTCGGCTGGCTGGCGAGCACCTGGGCGCACCTGACCGGCGTGGGCAGCGAGGACGACTCGCTGCTGTGGGCCTCGGCGCCGGACATGCAGCTCACCGGGGTGGTGATCTGCGCGATCATCATCGCCTCGGTCGGGGTGCTGAACGACGTGACGATCACCCAGGCCTCGGCGGTCTGGGAGCTGTCCAGCGTCGACCCCGAGGGCAAGCGGCTGTTCAGTCGCGCCATGCGGATCGGCCGCGACCACATCGCCTCGACCGTCTACACCATCGCCTTCGCGACCACCGGCGCCTCGCTCGCCACCTACCTGATGCTGGTGGTCTACAACCGGCCGCTGCTCGACGTGATCGGGCTGGAGCAGTTCTCGATGGAGATCATCGCGACGATGGTCGGCGCAATCTCGGTGATCTTGGCGATGCCGCTGACCACCGCCATCGGCGTTGCCGTGGTCAGCGCCACCCGCGGCCGGATCGGCGACCTGAAGCCCGCGACCGAGGGCGGTACGCCCGGTGGGCACCCCGACGACGAGCTGCTCGACCTCGACACCAGCCACCCGGACTGGGTGCCGAGCGCGCCGAGCCAGCGCGGGCGGCGGCTGCCCAAGCTGCCGCGGCCGTCGCTGCCGCGTCCTTCGCGCGGTGAGGGCGGCGACGAGCCGGAGGGCCCGAAGCCGCGCCGCCAGGCCTGA
- a CDS encoding MATE family efflux transporter → MDNSRAGTPPRSVGREILALAIPAFATLVSEPLMLLADSAIVGHLGTTQLAGLGLAGSVLNVTVGLCVFLAYATTATVARRLGAGDRTGALGAGVDGLVLAGVLGIALVVVAQVAGRTVLGWYAPPAAVLDQGLAYFRIASLGLLPLLAILAATGVLRGLQDTRTPLYVAVTINLANIGLNFALVYGAGLGIAGAALGTVIAQSLGALVLVGVVLRGAARAGAPLRPHPVRVLVAARAGGWLFLRTLSLQAATVIGTVIATRFGAPSLAAHQVTGAIFIFLAFALDALAIAAQAIVGKTLGAGDAARARALLRTLLWWGAGAGVIFGAALALGRGALAGLFTPDPQVQALLGATLIVLALAQPVAGLVFVLDGVLIGAGDARYLAVAGVCALAAYLPLALVVAGLDAGIAWLWAAWAGYLVARLVTLGVRARGEGWLRLGI, encoded by the coding sequence GTGGATAACTCGCGCGCGGGTACGCCGCCGCGCTCCGTCGGCCGGGAGATCCTCGCGCTGGCGATCCCGGCGTTCGCGACGCTCGTCTCCGAGCCGCTGATGCTGCTGGCCGACTCGGCGATCGTCGGCCACCTCGGCACCACCCAGCTCGCCGGGCTCGGCCTGGCCGGCAGCGTGCTCAACGTCACCGTCGGCCTGTGCGTGTTCCTCGCCTATGCCACCACCGCGACCGTCGCCCGTCGGCTCGGCGCCGGCGACCGGACCGGGGCGCTCGGCGCCGGTGTCGACGGGCTGGTGCTGGCCGGAGTGCTCGGGATCGCGCTGGTCGTGGTCGCGCAGGTGGCCGGGCGTACCGTCCTCGGCTGGTACGCCCCACCGGCCGCCGTGCTGGACCAGGGCCTCGCCTACTTCCGGATCGCCTCGCTCGGGCTGCTGCCGCTGCTCGCGATCCTGGCGGCGACCGGGGTGTTGCGTGGGCTGCAGGACACCCGGACGCCGCTGTACGTGGCGGTGACCATCAATCTCGCGAACATCGGGCTGAACTTCGCGCTGGTCTACGGCGCCGGCCTGGGCATCGCCGGCGCCGCGCTCGGCACGGTGATCGCGCAGTCGCTCGGGGCACTCGTGCTGGTCGGGGTGGTGCTGCGCGGCGCTGCCCGGGCCGGCGCCCCGCTCCGGCCGCATCCCGTCCGGGTGCTGGTCGCGGCGCGGGCCGGCGGCTGGCTGTTCCTGCGCACGCTCAGCCTGCAGGCCGCCACCGTGATCGGCACGGTGATCGCGACCCGGTTCGGCGCGCCGTCGCTGGCCGCCCATCAGGTGACCGGCGCCATCTTCATCTTCCTGGCCTTCGCGCTGGACGCCCTGGCGATCGCGGCCCAGGCCATCGTCGGCAAGACCCTGGGCGCGGGCGATGCGGCTCGGGCGCGGGCGCTGCTGCGAACCCTGCTCTGGTGGGGCGCCGGCGCAGGCGTGATCTTCGGGGCGGCGCTGGCGCTGGGACGCGGGGCGCTGGCGGGCCTGTTCACGCCGGACCCGCAGGTCCAGGCGCTGCTCGGGGCGACGCTCATCGTGTTGGCCCTGGCCCAGCCGGTCGCCGGGCTGGTGTTCGTGCTCGACGGGGTGCTGATCGGCGCCGGCGACGCGCGCTACCTCGCGGTGGCGGGCGTCTGCGCGCTGGCGGCGTACCTGCCGCTGGCGCTCGTCGTCGCCGGGCTCGACGCCGGGATCGCGTGGCTGTGGGCGGCCTGGGCGGGCTACCTGGTGGCGCGGCTGGTCACGCTGGGGGTGCGTGCCCGCGGCGAGGGCTGGCTGCGGCTGGGGATCTGA
- a CDS encoding beta-galactosidase: MIKRIVAIVVSVLCAVVALPQLARAEPALPPVVDGRTVSYDGDSMIIDGKREYIYAAEYHYFRDPSPGVWRDKLEKVRAGGYNAVSLYVAWNQVSARAGEFDWSGVRDLGAVIDYAGELGLFVIVRPGPFIGAETSAGGLPGWIKASEDPGRGATRTMLDAGREYLASVDEIIAPRQWQFGGPVIGYQVDNEYCRDNLQREPDRAYMAAMVDQVTEDGITVPLTANNCGTWDDLVDISGKDTYPIGWDCKAPQGRVPDLFEDFWDFKPGTPRYMVEYQGGMFDYWGGGGYANCTERYVDGKAEIALRNVALASGYTMQGIYMAVGGTNWGWSASPPLYTSYDYGAGVPEDRVLPAKYYESKARAYFMSTFAPLRRTDPAPAPAVTDADVRVEARRNPETGTQFNFVHHRGDWNARADRSVRVTVPTRTGERTIPAEGTPELRVGPRESRTVLTDYIFGSGDGGNPGAELAYTTSDLMVDAPGRGRGRLGVLYGTKGDAGQTVLRYRGTRQPKVSVDGGEVSTTWDRATGELRLDYRHDGVATVTIDGGGYRDLTLVIADSERAQRFWVLPADDGPLVIEGPDLVRSATLSAGRLTLTGDTTGAGRTVTVHGRAASATAITWNGDGIRAGAELPAPAELALPELTDWRRSPVDPQTAPGFDDSGWVRADRTTTNYQVVPQTPVSLYADDYGFHTGDIFYRGRFSTDRIPTRLDLTAHFSSDGSGGDYSVWLNGVFLGSHGTTGQQNAVEKSFAIPAGTVRPNRPNVLAIQLQGQGQYQLTIPGRWKVPIGISKVALSGRSGALNPAIDWRLQGNAGGEDHADRTRGPLNNGGLWGEQQGWGLPGFDDSAWRPAQVPNDDQRTPGVTWYRTTATLDVPDGLDASIGLTITEPSAGVHRRALIFVNGWQLGRYVADTGPQRTFPIPRGILDENGENTIAIASWNTDATTGGIGEVSFTELGRANSPLEVPLVDSPGR, from the coding sequence ATGATCAAGCGCATCGTTGCGATCGTCGTCTCCGTGCTGTGTGCCGTGGTGGCCCTGCCGCAACTCGCCAGAGCCGAGCCCGCTCTGCCACCGGTGGTCGACGGTCGCACGGTCTCCTACGACGGTGACTCGATGATCATCGACGGCAAGCGGGAGTACATCTACGCCGCGGAGTATCACTACTTCCGCGACCCGAGTCCGGGGGTGTGGCGGGACAAGCTGGAGAAGGTGCGAGCGGGCGGTTACAACGCGGTGTCGCTCTACGTGGCCTGGAATCAGGTCTCGGCGCGGGCCGGGGAGTTCGACTGGTCAGGAGTCCGCGACCTCGGTGCGGTGATCGACTACGCAGGCGAGCTCGGCCTCTTCGTGATCGTTCGCCCCGGGCCGTTCATCGGCGCGGAGACGAGCGCGGGCGGCCTGCCCGGCTGGATCAAGGCATCGGAGGACCCGGGCCGCGGCGCGACCCGGACCATGTTGGATGCCGGGCGGGAGTACTTGGCGTCCGTCGACGAGATCATCGCACCCCGGCAGTGGCAGTTCGGCGGCCCGGTGATCGGCTACCAGGTCGACAACGAGTACTGCCGGGACAACCTGCAGCGCGAGCCCGACCGCGCGTACATGGCGGCGATGGTCGACCAGGTCACCGAGGACGGGATCACCGTGCCGCTGACCGCGAACAACTGCGGCACCTGGGACGACCTGGTCGACATCTCGGGCAAGGACACCTACCCGATCGGCTGGGACTGCAAGGCGCCCCAGGGTCGCGTCCCGGACCTTTTCGAGGACTTCTGGGACTTCAAGCCGGGGACCCCGCGCTACATGGTCGAGTACCAGGGCGGCATGTTCGACTACTGGGGCGGTGGCGGGTACGCCAACTGCACCGAACGCTACGTCGACGGGAAGGCCGAGATCGCGCTGCGCAATGTCGCGCTTGCCAGCGGTTACACCATGCAGGGCATCTACATGGCGGTCGGGGGAACCAACTGGGGCTGGTCGGCCAGCCCGCCGCTCTACACCTCCTACGACTACGGCGCGGGCGTACCCGAGGATCGCGTACTGCCGGCCAAGTACTACGAGTCGAAGGCGCGGGCCTACTTCATGTCGACCTTCGCGCCACTGCGCCGGACCGACCCTGCGCCAGCCCCCGCGGTGACCGACGCGGACGTGCGGGTCGAGGCGCGCCGCAATCCCGAGACCGGCACCCAGTTCAACTTCGTGCACCACCGCGGCGACTGGAACGCCCGCGCCGACCGCTCCGTGCGGGTCACCGTGCCCACCAGAACGGGCGAGCGGACGATCCCGGCGGAGGGTACGCCGGAGCTGCGCGTCGGGCCGCGTGAGTCGCGCACGGTGCTCACCGACTACATCTTCGGTAGCGGCGACGGGGGCAATCCCGGAGCCGAACTGGCCTACACCACCTCGGACCTGATGGTCGATGCGCCCGGTCGTGGCCGGGGGCGGCTCGGCGTCCTGTACGGGACGAAGGGCGATGCCGGACAGACCGTGCTGCGTTACCGCGGTACCCGGCAGCCGAAGGTCTCGGTCGACGGCGGCGAGGTCAGCACCACCTGGGATCGGGCCACCGGCGAGCTGCGCCTGGACTACCGCCATGACGGCGTCGCCACGGTGACCATCGACGGCGGCGGCTATCGCGACCTGACCCTGGTCATCGCCGACAGCGAACGCGCGCAGCGCTTCTGGGTGCTGCCCGCCGACGACGGGCCCCTGGTGATCGAGGGCCCGGACCTGGTGCGCAGCGCGACGCTGTCCGCGGGGCGGCTCACACTGACCGGCGACACCACCGGCGCCGGCCGGACCGTCACGGTGCACGGGCGCGCCGCGAGCGCCACGGCGATCACCTGGAACGGCGACGGCATCCGCGCCGGGGCTGAACTGCCGGCCCCCGCGGAGCTCGCGTTGCCGGAGCTGACCGACTGGCGGCGCTCACCGGTCGACCCGCAGACCGCGCCGGGCTTCGACGACTCCGGTTGGGTCCGGGCGGACAGGACCACCACCAACTACCAGGTGGTGCCCCAGACGCCCGTGTCGCTGTACGCCGACGACTACGGCTTCCACACCGGCGACATCTTCTATCGCGGGCGCTTCAGCACCGACCGGATCCCGACCAGGCTCGACCTGACGGCCCACTTCTCCTCCGACGGATCGGGCGGGGACTACTCGGTCTGGCTCAACGGTGTCTTCCTGGGCAGCCATGGCACCACCGGTCAGCAGAACGCCGTCGAAAAGTCCTTCGCCATCCCGGCCGGGACGGTACGCCCGAATCGGCCGAACGTCCTCGCCATCCAGTTGCAGGGCCAGGGTCAGTACCAACTGACCATCCCCGGTCGCTGGAAGGTGCCGATCGGGATCAGCAAGGTCGCGCTCAGCGGCCGCTCCGGCGCGCTGAACCCGGCGATCGACTGGCGCCTGCAGGGCAATGCGGGCGGTGAGGATCATGCCGACCGAACGCGGGGACCGCTGAACAACGGCGGCCTGTGGGGCGAGCAGCAGGGTTGGGGTCTGCCCGGCTTCGACGACTCGGCCTGGCGGCCGGCACAGGTGCCGAACGACGACCAGCGCACCCCGGGCGTCACCTGGTACCGCACCACGGCCACTCTCGACGTACCGGACGGCCTCGATGCCTCGATCGGGTTGACGATCACCGAGCCGAGCGCCGGGGTGCACCGGCGAGCGCTGATCTTCGTCAACGGCTGGCAACTCGGACGCTATGTGGCCGACACCGGGCCGCAGCGTACCTTCCCGATCCCGCGGGGCATCCTGGACGAGAACGGGGAGAACACCATCGCCATCGCGTCGTGGAACACCGACGCGACGACCGGCGGGATCGGGGAGGTCTCCTTCACCGAACTCGGGCGCGCGAACAGCCCGCTGGAGGTGCCGCTGGTCGACAGCCCGGGGCGGTGA
- the argE gene encoding acetylornithine deacetylase: protein MSDDNTPRSLPWIERLVSLDTTSRDSNLPLIETVSAEFRRHGIEPHVFPNADGSKANLVATVPAADGTTSGGVVLSGHTDVVPVDDQDWDSDPFVPEVRDGRVYGRGTADMKSFTAVGLTYLPEMVAAELREPIHFALTYDEEVGCLGGEEIVKQIADLGLAPRAAIVGEPTSMRVIRGHKSINLIRVEFTGVAAHSSLTSSGVNAIEYAAELITFVRSIADAWRADGPFDEAYPLAYSTASVNLIRGGIASNTVPEECFVELEFRGIAEIDPDEIIDRIRGKADELAERMRAENPAAGIEVKVLAKVPGLDTPGDSAAIALGDQLGAIPSEEKVTYGTEAGQFAGSGIETVVCGPGDIAQAHAANEYVALDQLVACERFVEKLIKVLSG from the coding sequence GTGAGCGATGACAACACACCCAGGTCGCTGCCCTGGATCGAACGCCTGGTCAGCTTGGACACCACCAGCCGAGACTCCAACCTTCCGCTGATCGAGACGGTGAGCGCGGAGTTCCGGCGCCACGGCATCGAACCGCACGTGTTCCCGAACGCCGACGGCAGCAAGGCCAATCTGGTGGCCACCGTGCCCGCGGCCGACGGCACCACCTCCGGCGGCGTCGTGCTATCCGGGCACACCGACGTGGTGCCGGTCGACGACCAGGACTGGGACTCCGACCCGTTCGTGCCCGAGGTACGCGACGGCCGGGTCTACGGCCGCGGGACCGCCGACATGAAGAGCTTCACCGCGGTCGGGCTGACCTACCTACCCGAGATGGTCGCCGCCGAGTTGCGCGAGCCGATCCATTTCGCCCTGACCTATGACGAGGAGGTCGGCTGCCTCGGCGGGGAGGAGATCGTCAAGCAGATCGCCGACCTCGGCCTGGCACCGCGCGCGGCGATCGTCGGCGAGCCGACCTCGATGCGGGTGATCAGGGGGCACAAGTCGATCAACCTGATCCGCGTCGAGTTCACCGGGGTGGCCGCGCACTCCTCGCTGACCAGCTCCGGGGTGAACGCGATCGAGTACGCCGCGGAGTTGATCACCTTCGTCCGCTCGATCGCCGACGCCTGGCGGGCCGACGGGCCGTTCGACGAGGCGTACCCGCTGGCCTACTCCACCGCCAGCGTGAACCTGATCCGCGGCGGGATCGCCTCCAACACCGTGCCCGAGGAATGCTTCGTGGAGCTGGAGTTCCGCGGCATCGCCGAGATCGACCCGGACGAGATCATCGACCGGATCCGCGGCAAGGCCGACGAGCTGGCCGAGCGGATGCGCGCGGAGAATCCCGCCGCCGGCATCGAGGTGAAGGTGCTGGCCAAGGTGCCCGGCCTGGACACCCCCGGCGACTCCGCGGCGATCGCGCTGGGTGATCAATTGGGCGCGATCCCGAGCGAGGAGAAGGTCACCTACGGCACCGAGGCCGGGCAGTTCGCCGGCTCCGGCATCGAGACAGTGGTCTGCGGTCCGGGCGACATCGCGCAGGCGCACGCCGCGAACGAGTACGTCGCGCTCGACCAACTCGTGGCCTGTGAACGCTTCGTCGAGAAGCTGATCAAGGTATTGTCCGGGTAG
- a CDS encoding MFS transporter, protein MSATAPTAYDPARARRAVVAASLGNVLEWFDIIVYAFMAPVIARLFFPGEDETVKLISAYLGIGVSYLIRPLGAVIIGNYGDRHGRKAALTLTIGLMTLGVAIMAFAPTYAMIGVGAPVVLLISRLVQGFSAGGEFGSATAFMTENSGSRKAFYASWQVATQGASLLLAGLAGWLLFSFLDPAALDSWGWRVPFIFGLLIGPVGLWIRSQLPDTAEFAAASPESFPLRAAFAKYIGRILVAAMCVGVATMSVYLITYLPAFAMKLGLPNWSGYAGAFLAGLVALVLSPFVGMLADRIGQTRIMIVAAVVGIVAVVPMVQLIISTGAVWALLVVEVVLGLLMATYFAPLPSLMAQLFPVQVRATGLSVGYNIGVTAMGSFAPAILANWVQSTPLAPGFYYIIVGVISLIGLALARRVYHQP, encoded by the coding sequence ATGAGCGCGACCGCACCGACCGCCTACGATCCCGCCCGCGCCCGACGGGCGGTGGTTGCCGCCAGCCTGGGCAACGTGCTGGAGTGGTTCGACATCATCGTCTACGCCTTCATGGCGCCGGTGATCGCTCGGTTGTTCTTCCCGGGCGAGGATGAGACCGTCAAGCTGATCAGCGCGTACCTCGGCATCGGCGTCAGCTATCTGATCCGTCCGCTGGGCGCGGTGATCATCGGCAACTACGGCGATCGGCACGGCCGTAAGGCGGCCCTGACCCTGACCATCGGGCTGATGACGCTCGGGGTGGCGATCATGGCCTTCGCGCCGACGTACGCGATGATCGGGGTCGGCGCCCCGGTGGTGTTGCTGATCTCCCGCCTGGTGCAGGGCTTCTCCGCGGGCGGCGAGTTCGGCTCGGCGACGGCCTTCATGACAGAGAACAGCGGGTCGCGCAAGGCGTTCTACGCGAGCTGGCAGGTCGCTACCCAGGGCGCGTCGTTGCTGCTCGCCGGGCTCGCCGGCTGGCTCCTGTTCAGCTTCCTCGACCCGGCCGCGCTGGACTCCTGGGGTTGGCGGGTGCCGTTCATCTTCGGGCTGCTGATCGGCCCGGTCGGGCTGTGGATCCGCAGCCAGTTGCCCGACACCGCCGAGTTCGCCGCGGCGTCGCCGGAGTCGTTCCCGCTGCGCGCGGCGTTCGCCAAGTACATCGGCCGGATCCTGGTCGCCGCGATGTGCGTCGGGGTCGCGACCATGAGCGTTTACCTGATCACCTACCTGCCTGCGTTCGCGATGAAGCTCGGTCTGCCGAACTGGTCGGGGTACGCCGGGGCGTTCCTCGCCGGGTTGGTCGCGCTCGTGTTGTCGCCCTTCGTCGGGATGCTGGCGGATCGGATCGGGCAGACCCGGATCATGATCGTCGCGGCCGTCGTCGGGATCGTCGCCGTGGTGCCGATGGTGCAGTTGATCATCTCCACCGGGGCGGTCTGGGCGCTGCTGGTGGTCGAGGTGGTGCTCGGGCTGTTGATGGCGACGTACTTCGCCCCCCTGCCGTCGCTGATGGCGCAGCTCTTTCCCGTGCAGGTGCGGGCGACCGGGCTGTCGGTGGGCTACAACATCGGGGTGACCGCGATGGGCAGCTTCGCGCCGGCAATCCTGGCCAACTGGGTGCAGTCCACCCCGCTGGCGCCGGGCTTCTACTACATCATCGTGG